Part of the Hypomesus transpacificus isolate Combined female unplaced genomic scaffold, fHypTra1 scaffold_107, whole genome shotgun sequence genome, TTTGCCCTCCCTGTCATGTGTTCGTCACATCATCTAATGCAGCGGTTCTCTGCTGGCCCCGAGCCAGCTCTCAGAGAGAAATAACAGGGCCCAGCGCATGCCTGGCCTAGCGCATGTCTCACTGTCGCACTGGAGGGGAAATAACTTGAATATGCGCTTGACGTATGTAACACAGAGGGAATATATTTGTCTTAAGCCTAACAGAAGTATTCCAGACAATTAAGATCTTTATATAAACTTATTTAAGGATACACTTGGAATACCTGGTGCATGTGCTACATCTGGTGATTGTTGAAATGGCTTTACCGGGACAGGCCTCACCAGATTTAAAATGACCCATGAATGAGTTTGGTCAGGTAAACTTTGATGACCACTTTCTAAGTTGCTTAACTTAACCATTAAAGCACAGAGTTGTTTCTTATGAAAAGGTTTGTTGCATATGGCGTGACCTGAAACCCTTTGTAAAACTTTCAAAGATTCTTTATAGATTAATATTGCTTGTTAAGAAGCCTTGTGCTTGGCCAATTTCCAAATGTAGTACAACCTTATGTTTCTGTGCAGATACACTTATATATAGTATGACATGTGCTTTTAAGACACCATTAAACCATTTGTACAGCCTGGAAAGAGATTGTGATATTATCACAGGAACATTTTCTAACTTCCTTGTGGAACACTTCACACCAAAAGAGAGGAAGCTACCCCCTTGTATGTGTAACTGTTTCTCCGAATCCATCATCCACCTCTGACATCATCCTTTTTGGGGGGCTCGTCTCTTTTCCCTTCTCTGTCATGTGACCTCGGTCAGAACAAAGAGCTTCAGAGTCCACAGCCACAATGAGCGACGGAGCCGCCTCACACTAACCCCCTAACAGGAACtcaggagaaaaaggaggagaCCCACATCAAATATAGTCAACAAGAGGTTGAGCTGGGTTTGCCGCAAATAAGAGTCCAGGAAGAGTGTTCCTGTCCCTTGGAGTCCCCTCCTAAGCATTTGGAGGTACAGTACGGTTCAGCAGCAGGGTAAATTACACCATAGCTGGGGCTATAACAGAATGCTTGTCCCACTAGTCCCTCTGAAGTTACACTGATTTCCATGAAGGCCTTTTGGGGGGCTGGGTCACACGCAAGCTGATCCCCCTCAGCTCAGTGAAGTCAACAAGGCACTCAAATACTCCCACGCCTTTCCCCCCTTCTACGTCACACAACCTGCGTCTCTAGCCAGGCGGCATGTGGGTGTCATGCAGCGTACTATTGAAAGCGTGCTAGAAATGTGACAGCAGGGGCAGCCTGCGCAAGCTGGTCGGTTGGGTGGCCCCTTGTCATAACGTCAAATCAGAATGACCAACTCCTTTGTCCTTGTTCCCAGTTTTGCTTCCGTCGGAAAACTCTTGTAAAGTTTGGATTATCGACCATTTTCAGAACAACAGTATCTGTCGGAGTTAGAGCAGCGTACACAGATCTGACAGTGTCTTTTAAACAGTCTTTATAAATGTAAACACTCATGGATAGGGGATCCTCTTTAGCTGATTCTTTAATTACTGTGTTCCATAGAGAGACTTGCGTAAGTGTTATGTAGACGTCTACATGATCAGTTTGCGGGGTGTGCCCTCAACAGCGGGCGGTATCACTCGAGAACATTTGCTACATACTGGCATGTCTAAGCAGCCTCAGTGGCCGTTCTACAGGAAAGGACATTCGCTTTTCAAGAAACAATGCTGCTTTGTGTCTATTAGGTTGCCATGTTGCTGTTGTTCACGGGAGGTTGacagagacaagcagagacAAAGCTGTGTCatcaaaaaaaatgttttctggcTGAAGACAAAACATGGTTTGGCATGAACCTTCGAAGATGCCCCAAAACTTCCGATGAGATGCAATGACAACACAAACTTGTGATGTATTCCAAACTTCTCCCCATAATATGGTTCTCATTGCCACTGCGAAACGTGGGGAGGCTCATGTTTGTCTGCATAGCCGTCTTAAGATAATGTTTTTGTGATGGACTGGAATGTGAGTCAATGAGAATTAAAAGTTGCAAGCCACTTCCTCCCTGCAACCTTGACCGTCTTGCAGTTCCAAGTCCAGGCGCCCTGCCAGTCTGTTAGGCTTCTCTATTAGGTATTCTGAGCTCCTGTCCCTTCTTTATGAGATAAAGAGGGGAAGACAAatagagagaaacacaaatagtaTTCAAGTTTAACAGAGTTTCTGAGATGGTATTAGCTGAGTGATAAGATGGTTTCCCTAAAGCCTACATTTCATGTACATTCTTTGTAAAAACCTGCTGTgcttcacaggtcacaggtcaatgGTGTGTGGCATGGTGCTTTGCTTTGCCACCTCAAAGCAAGAAGGTTTTGGGGTTCGATTATTGGGGCACTGTTGGCACTGGGACCATGTTCTCCCCGGGCCTGTTGGTGTTCAGGTCTCCCGgtcctgtctgtgtggagtTTGCTTGTTCTGCCTGTGCTCACGTGTCATGATGAgtggtggggttggacccaaatgcaggggggTACGCAGACATGGGGTAAACAAAGGGTTCAATGCTTGAAACGAGGAAAACAGACAAGATACTCACGGAACAGGGGTAacgacaagacaaagactggacacgaAACAGGAACCTaactacacagaaacaaacaagacacaggtggacacaatgaaactaacgagaacTGAACGAGACGCAGGTGAAAACAAtgagacagggaaacactagggcagggcaaaaaacTGAAACCAGGGGGAGCacagctgtggccgtgacatcaCGTGGATATTCTCCACAGAGAACCGATCGCCCTCCTGCACTGACCGAGACAGAGGCTTGCTGCCCAAGTGCAGAGAACACATTCATTGGGTGGATACTCTTTCATGCGCGTGTGTATTCTCAGTGTTGCCGCTCCCTGCATACAACAAATCAACATTTCGTATCCTTCTGATGTAATACCACATAGGTTCCTATAGGTGGCGATGTGTTTTTATCTCGTGTTTTAGTTGGTGAATCAGTGTAGATGACCTCCATCATCGCTATCAACTGTCCTTCTCTTGAGAGCCACAGGCAGCCATCAACACATAAGGAGTCATCATAGGCTgatttaaaatgacatttaaatCGTTTTTATTGGGTGTCCTCTTTCCTGACATCACAGCCACTTCTTTGCAAAATCCATTTTTGATTGCTTGTTTCATGTCTCGTGGCACATGACTAACTCATGACACTAGTTGTTTGAGCTTTGAAACTCAACCTCTGCTTCAATCTGGATTTTACAGGGTGCCCTTTAATGGGAATACCAATCGGGAAACACTGTAAATCTTCTGGAGTTTCTGTAGATGGGCTAAgtgcattttaatttatttggtAGATCACAGGTCCCAAAGAGGTCACCTGGATTATGATGTCACATGATATGTTGATTCACACTAAGCTTGTAAGATACCTTGACTATGAGCTTTGGTCTGTTAAATGAAGTGCCAAATTTTACATACTGGTTTTCAAAGGAAAAAATGCTAAACCCTCATACAGTAACAACCAACCAAACCAAGTGACAGCCCTAACAGTAGATTAGTCCTCTTCTGTTTTGAGAAGATCTCATTATTGTGTAAGAATTAGCTGACACACAAGAGAGCTTATGTGCCCTGGCTGTTCCCCTGGGGGAAATACACAAGGAGGAATTTGCCTAGCAGCAGACATCCTTTAAGAGGGAGCTCTGTTCCTGACACTATGATTAGGTAAACAGACTGTTCGGAACACAGTCAATGTCCTAAAAGTTTGTTGCCAGTTTGCATCTAGTAATTTGGGAATGTACAGTGTCTTGTAAGTAATCGCTAAAATAGCCTGTTGATTTTCCCCACCGTGGTGTCACAATGTAGTTGTAAAGATTGTTAAACGTGTAAATAACTACAAAATATTTGGGGGTATATAGATATTGCAAAATAGCAGCTGAAAGTCAATTATTAAATAAAGTATTTCTGGACGGTTCACACTTTGATTACATAAACGTGACAATTATTTACAAGAGGTCACCCGGTCATCCCACCCGTGTACGTTTCGGAGGTTTGGTAAGATGATCTGCCATAGACTCAGTATAGTTTGAAAAGCACATTTATGTAACTGttccattaaaaaaaatacaaaaccacAACCACTTCAATGGCTGTCATTATTGATTTCATACACAGCCTCAGAGTAAGAGTTCTGTAAACACCCCATGCCAATGGCAGGGCATAGCTCACAATATGAGAACGGCAAGATTATTTGACTTATGTGCTATAAGATCAAATGTAATTTCTCTCTGATGAGTTATTGTACCGCATCAATAAAAATGGCCTACCCCATTAAAACCCATGAGTCAAACAttaattttatatttgtttatttgaaaaaagaaatacaaaaacTAACAATGGCATTTGTATAAATTACATTCAGCTTCAGTTGTGTACCTTCCACAACAGTGTTGCTTTGCTGACCTGAAGTTGCCATTTTGCTCACTTTTTTGGAAACGAGGCAAGATCCTCAAGTCATTTTTGGAATGTTCACCTGTACAGTTCAAAGTGGCATCTCCAATTTAAGGCTGACTGTATCACAGTACATGTTCTGTTGAGGTTAACATACTGCTCTCAAACATCAAGGCACAGACATCTGGGTTCAATCCAATTCACCAAACCATGAGTCTGACTTTCCTCCCCTTAGCAGCTTTTAAGCTCATCATCTGAGCAATCTGCAGCTTCTGAAAACTTCCATCACTGTTATCAAGGTTCAGAACAACCAACATCTTAAGAATGGCTATTGAGAATTCTAAGTACAACTCTTTTTGTGCTGAAGATTGACGCAGTACCGACCTCTCTGAACTTCATCAACATGCTAAGAATTCAGTCTGTTTCTTAGGTAACAGTTAAGCATCAAAGCACACATCTTTTAAGATACCACAGCTCCTGCTCAGAAAGTTGTATGCAATGATTCTGGTTTGTATGCATATCCTAAAAGGTTTTGATTTACCTTTTGCATATTTGTTACCCGCGTACATTGTCTACAAATCTACACCTGCAGACTCAACTTTTCTCCATTAATCTCAGATATGTACTTATTGTTCATTTGACATTTAGTCACAACATTAGAAATAGTCATGGAAACACCATGCTAGTTGAGTCACAATACATTGATAATGTAGATTTGACATCTTAAAATGTTACCAGGCTGGGAGTTGTGCATTACAGATCATGATATCCTTTCACCATACCAGTGTATAATTAACTCATTTCATAAATGAGTTCTGGGGGGGGAAAAAATCACAATATCTTGAAGGTTTAGGATTTCATCTGTAACTGCAACTCTCCCTTAACAAACATCAAGTGATCTATTCCTCCAAGTTTTACCCAACTTAAACACCAACATTTCTTGCTTGGGAATCATTGTTTGGAGGGAATTGCAGCTCTGAGCTTGTGCAGAGCTATAATCACTTAGGAGGACAGGAACCAGGGCGAGAAGTCATTTCCTTTTTGCTAAAGACAACTTGATAACATGTCTTTCTTTGCTTACTAAGGAACTTCTCTACAACACCTCAGGTCCTGTTGGCTCCTTGGCCTCTTCCGACCTCTCGGTGGCACTCATGTCCCTCTCCACACCGGGAGACGTCTTGGGACCCGAGGACCAGTTTCGGAGAGAGTAATCCAGGAGAAGAAAGATCTCTTGCTTTGTTTTAACTTTTCAAAATCGGGTCGTCGCTTGACCTTCCGGCGGGGCTGATGGTTCAACACGTCATGCAACGAGGTCTCATGTTGATTGGTTGAGGATTTGGGTCAACCTGTTGGCGCAAGTAAGAAAACATCAGTTTCATAGTTAACACTTGGAGGTAAAAAACATATTCTCGAGTCTCAGGTGTAAATGTAAACGTCCTGCAGCCATCCAAATATACGGCCACCCTCTGAGATGGAGagtgagggtggggagggataTATTGCGCGTGACCTTACCTCGCTGTACATAGGAGGCGGCCGGAAGCGAAACTCTTGGATGAAGGCCGTGAGGGGGCGCTCCAGGATCCCACTAAAGTCCTCCTCAGGGCGGGGTGCTGTTGAGTTCTGTAGCCCGGCCTCCTCATCAGTCACCACAGAACTATAGTCGGGAGGAGCTGTGAAAGAATGAAGAATCCAGATTAATCAACCAATTTCATGTTTTGGTCACATTTTCCACTGGTCTCAGTGCAGACCCTTGGGGGACGCTACTAGCAACAGTGAGACAGGCACTTACGCTCAGGCTGCTCGGGGATGGCCATGCGAAGCCACTCCAGGTTAACGCTGTACTGGCTGCTGACACTGGAGGTACGACTGccgaaggggtggaggggtatgGTGCCCATGACCAGGGGCAACTCCAGGGATAGTTTGGAGGTCCCGGGGacgtccacacacacctaggatgaggagggggggggagagagagcttttAGAAACACTGTTCACACAAAGAAAATCGACAACTAATATTCCTGCCATCAATACAGCTGGTGATGTCAACTGACGTGAAAGCAGGGCTGGTCACAGTGTAGGAGAGTGTAATGTTGGGGTGAGTGTAGCAAACTCACCCTCAGCATGTATTCCACTTTGATGATGCGGCACTGAAGGATGGAGGGCCCAACAGGCGGGATCTTGATGGCGCGGCCGTGCCAGGTCTCTCTGCGGCGAGCTCCGACCAGGTCGCCAGATAAGGTTGCCACCACTGCCCGCTTCTGCTTCATGGTGCCGCGTGCGATGAACGTCTGCGTCTGGGTGATGTAGGCCTTGGGCACCACAGAGCGTGATGTGGCGTTGTCGAACTCGGCAAAGACTGGAATCACCTCACCTACAAAAAGGTAGACGAACGTGATGTTAAAACCTCTGTTATGTTGAAACAAACTACAATTTTGGTTGACAAGGTCTCAGTGGTTAAAATGGTTTGTTCTTACCTGGTGTGTAGCCTTTGCGGTCAATTTTAGCAGTTATGGAGACTTGTCCAAAGTTACGGTACCAAACTCGTGCCATCTTGTCTTTTGTGCCAGCCTGAGGTGCCTGAATTAATAAGACATTGTGAGTTGGGATGTCAAGAGGATAATTTTATAATTCAGAGGATAATATATTCATATCTCAGCATGTCCTTACCAGTAAGGCTGGGGTGTTGATGTCAATGGGTTCAATGACTGTAAACTCCTTCTTGATCTTCTTGACTGTGGACCAGGGCCTGTGCAGCTTTACTTTCACCCAGTAACGAATGCTTCCGTGCTTGCCCTCAAATGATGTCACCAGTGTCCTGATAAACAGAAAAGATTGACTGATTAGAAATCAAGAAAATTAGAGCAATGAATAGAGGATCAGAACTTAATTCTGCCCAAGAAAATATCTCCCATTGACAGTTTACTTACTCTTCAGGCAGCTGAAAACTGAAAGGAAATTCATGCCTTCCAGCAGAGAGGAGGGTTAGCTCTCCATTATCTGAAAAGAGATTAACAAATAACCATTAACCTAACTGGCTAAGGTACAATACACTGTACAGTAGGTTGTATACTGCCTGAAAGCGAACTTTGCATTCTGTTCAACCCCTTCGCTACAGTTTCCGTGTTCTACTCAAACATTGGGGCACAATCACATGCCATTTAGTGCTTGCACGTAGGGGTGGTTCCCGTTTTTATTGAGCTGAACGTGTTTTTGTCAGAGAGAAGACGGTAAACTTGAAGAAAACGATGCCACAATTTAGCTCTGTGTTTGTGAATTAAACACTCTTATTTGCATTTCAATTATAGCTGAAAGCCCTTGCATAGGCTCAAGTGCTTTGTATTGAACAATATAGTCTGCTACCACTCCTAATGTTGTTTCGTACACTTAATCAATCAAATGAGCATGCAAAGACAATTAAAACTCCTAAACCTATCGGATATCGGTTTTATCCTATGCTTCTCATTCTATCGCTTTTCATTCCATGGAGGCTTTTGGTAGTCTGAATCTGACCTGCTTGCAGAAGCACTTCTCTTCTATTCAGATACTCCACTTCATCGCTGTAATTTTGAGTGTAAGCAGTACTGGACCCAGCAGAACGCGACTCGGTCCAATGCACTTTCGCAAAACCTTCGGCGTGCAATTTCAAAGACTCCACTTTGCTTTCTCCTGCCAGATCCAAAACAACTTTTCCAGAAACCACATCCCCACTACTGAAGACAGGAGTGGAGTCTATTTCTGGAGAGTCGAAGACGATATGAAACTTTTTCAGTTTGTCGAAAATCATCTTGAGGCTTTGTTAATTCCAAAGAGAACTTCTTAAGTGACTTGTTGAGTGAAGGTTTAGGCTCTCGGTATCCTCGCAATACTTGCTAAACAAAACTGTGGATGCAGAGCTAGCGCCAGCTCCTTTTAGATGATGTTCAAGGGGGCGGGCGCTTGTGAATATATTATGTAAAGGCCCCAGGCAAGGCTGGCTAATAAACATCTTCCATGGGTGTGGATAGCGAACGGAGGGGGAACAGAGCCTGGTGATTGATGGTTACAGGTTCTTAGACGAAAACATGCTTACTGAGCATGCCCCAGGACTGGGATTCTCCCAGCAGAACTTTGCAGGAAAATAGTTTCCATTGTTTTAAGCTTTTGTTCACGTTCGATGCAATGTTGATGTAATGCATCGTTTGCACAAAAGGGAACACTTTGTTCAAACCAAGTTATCAAACACGGTTTATTATAACTTTCAGTACTTTCGTAAAGGAGTGCTTGGGAAATAGCCCAATGTAGTGTCTACCAATTGTTCAAGTTTTTTATGTTTGTAAATTCAGGGATAAAACTTGTGAAAGTTGTTTACTCCTTTGTTTCCTGGAAGTATCTGAGGGGTTCTATACTGCCTCTCTGTGGCGTGCACGCGACACGCATAATAGAGCGCCTAGTCATGATCTCTAGAAATGGAATGACAGTGGAGAGTTATGATCTTGCCATCTTGTGGTCATCATAGAAACTACAAGGCTATAACTAACTATTAACTATTACTTGAAAAGTGTTAGTTGTTTGGGGAACATGGCAGTCAGTTTATTTTGCTATTCGTCGATTTGCTTGTCATTGTTGTGATTACAAAACCCCTTGTATGCACGCGCAGGCGTCAAACAATGCCAGGCTGACACAAACGGTCAAAATATTAGTGTGAGCTCCACTTACTGGGACCTACGTGATGTTTTACACGTTGAAAACAAAAGATGCATTTATTTAAAAACACCCACCCCCTTTTGAGTCTCCTTGGCAGCTGCCGCCCTGGGCTTCCCCTTCCCTCGCCTTCCACTTTCCGAAAACACGGATTTTTGATAAGGCTACAAGTTTCTAATCATAACAGTCTAATCCAACCGGTTAGCCAATCGAGGATATCGGCAAATCTTTGGTGTAGCGTTATTTTTCAGCCTCTGTTGCCCTACAAGAAAGCAAAGATGATGCCAGTTATAGTCTTAATGTTGTCTTAACGTAAATAGTGACAGTGTTTGGATTGTGTCCTACATTAATGTTGCAACACCGGTCCAAAATTCACAATGGATGTTTGGATTGCCAAACGATCCATGCCATTAACTTTATAATGAAACATTAACCCCACCAACAGTCCTGCTTTCGGTGCCCTTAGTTCATAACATTTAGCACTAGTCTAATGCCTATTCATAAAAATTACTGTTTCTGTGTTCTATTGTCATTTAGACTAAGCCCAACTTCCAACAATTAAAATAGCCCACTTTACTGACCTCGAACGAGATGCTGCCTCTTTCGAAAATAGGTGATCTTGGAGGTGTAGTCGTTGTAAACTGAATTCATGCCCACGCTGCGGTTCTCCAGCCAGTGGACTGTAGCAATCCCTCGTCCAAGGACCTTCATACATTGCACATTTGTTT contains:
- the arrdc2 gene encoding arrestin domain-containing protein 2 isoform X2 gives rise to the protein MSFKTIKSFKLELERQDNSVYARGEVVSGKVILELNRETNVQCMKVLGRGIATVHWLENRSVGMNSVYNDYTSKITYFRKRQHLVRDNGELTLLSAGRHEFPFSFQLPEETLVTSFEGKHGSIRYWVKVKLHRPWSTVKKIKKEFTVIEPIDINTPALLAPQAGTKDKMARVWYRNFGQVSITAKIDRKGYTPGEVIPVFAEFDNATSRSVVPKAYITQTQTFIARGTMKQKRAVVATLSGDLVGARRRETWHGRAIKIPPVGPSILQCRIIKVEYMLRVCVDVPGTSKLSLELPLVMGTIPLHPFGSRTSSVSSQYSVNLEWLRMAIPEQPEPPPDYSSVVTDEEAGLQNSTAPRPEEDFSGILERPLTAFIQEFRFRPPPMYSEVDPNPQPINMRPRCMTC
- the arrdc2 gene encoding arrestin domain-containing protein 2 isoform X1 translates to MIFDKLKKFHIVFDSPEIDSTPVFSSGDVVSGKVVLDLAGESKVESLKLHAEGFAKVHWTESRSAGSSTAYTQNYSDEVEYLNRREVLLQADNGELTLLSAGRHEFPFSFQLPEETLVTSFEGKHGSIRYWVKVKLHRPWSTVKKIKKEFTVIEPIDINTPALLAPQAGTKDKMARVWYRNFGQVSITAKIDRKGYTPGEVIPVFAEFDNATSRSVVPKAYITQTQTFIARGTMKQKRAVVATLSGDLVGARRRETWHGRAIKIPPVGPSILQCRIIKVEYMLRVCVDVPGTSKLSLELPLVMGTIPLHPFGSRTSSVSSQYSVNLEWLRMAIPEQPEPPPDYSSVVTDEEAGLQNSTAPRPEEDFSGILERPLTAFIQEFRFRPPPMYSEVDPNPQPINMRPRCMTC